Proteins encoded by one window of Cheilinus undulatus linkage group 13, ASM1832078v1, whole genome shotgun sequence:
- the LOC121519844 gene encoding E3 ubiquitin-protein ligase MARCHF6-like isoform X2 gives MDTADEADICRVCRSEGTQDKPLYHPCVCTGSIKFIHQECLLQWLKHSRKEYCELCKHRFAFTPIYSPDMPSRLPVQDIFAGLVTSIGTAIRYWFHYTLVAFAWLGVVPLTACRIYKCLFTGSVSSLLTLPLDMLSTQNLLADCLQGCFVVTCTLCAFISLVWLREQIVHGGAPLWLDQHQPPLVPNNPHGLAPANEVPGGNIDVNAQPAADDAEARHPADPAPDGLAPANPNAAVNQGEEAELDDEEEDDDGEEDEEEEDDVDGREEDNADANNGGQEDLNWNALEWDRAAEELTWERMLGLDGSLVFLEHVFWVVSLNTLFILVFAFCPYHIGHFSVVGLGFEDYIKASHFDGLITTILGYILLAGALIVCHALASLVRFQRSRRLLGVCYIVVKVSLLVVMEIGLFPLICGWWLDICSLEMFDATLKDREQSFDSAPGTTMFLHWLVGMVYVFYFASFILLLREVLRPGVLWFLRNLNDPDFNPVQEMIHLPIYRHLRRFILSVVVFGSIVLLMLWLPIRIIKLLFPAFLPYNVMLYSDAPVSELSLELLLLQVVLPALLEQGHTRQWLKRLVHAWTFTAGYMLDLHSYLLGDHEDDEDQPNNNLPGRLNNNRIPGLGEGLHAAHQAILQQGGPVGFRSYHRPINFPLKIVLLVVFMCVTLLLASLICLTLPVCAGRWLMSFWMGSAMVHELYTAASGLYICWLSIRAATVLLSWMPQGRTVIMLKVHEWTLMILKTVVVAVMLAGVIPLLLGLLFELVIVAPLRVPLDQTPLFYPWQDWALGVLHAKIIAAITLMGPQWWLKTVIEQVYANGIRNIDLHFIVRGLAAPVIGVLLLSLCVPYTISKGITPLLGVQPEMQTLVERRIYPFLLMVVILLAILSFQIRQFKRLYEHIKNDKCALDRGTCVNEC, from the exons ATGGACACCGCAGACGAAG CAGACATCTGCAGGGTATGCCGGTCGGAGGGCACCCAGGACAAGCCCCTCTACCATCCCTGTGTGTGCACTGGCAGTATCAAGTTTATCCACCAAGAATG CTTACTGCAATGGTTGAAACACAGCAGAAAAGAATACTGTGAACTATGCAAACACAGGTTTGCATTTACACCAA tcTACTCTCCAGACATGCCATCTCGCCTGCCTGTCCAGGATATCTTCGCTGGGTTGGTCACCAGTATTGGAACAGCTATCAGATACTGGTTTCACTACACACTGGTGGCCTTTGCCTGGCTTGGTGTGGTGCCTCTCACAGCat GTCGGATTTACAAGTGTTTATTTACTGGCTCTGTGagctctcttcttaccctgccATTAGATATGCTTTCAAC ACAAAACCTGCTTGCAGACTGTCTCCAAGGCTGTTTTGTGGTCACTTGCACTCTGTGCGCTTTCATCAGCCTGGTTTGGCTCAGAGAGCAGATTGTCCATGGTGGTGCTCCTCTCTGGTTAGATCAGCATCAACCCCCACTGGTCCCTAACAACCCTCATGGTCTTGCACCAGCTAATGAG GTCCCAGGTGGTAACATTGACGTCAATGCGCAGCCTGCTGCAGATGATGCAGAAGCCCGGCAccccgctgaccctgctccagATGGGCTGGCACCTGCTAACCCAAATGCAGCTGTTAACCAAGGAGAGGAGGCTGAACttgatgatgaagaagaagatgatgacggggaggaagatgaggaggaggaggacgatgTGGATGGCAGGGAAGAGGATAATGCAGATGCCAATAATGGAGGACAAG AAGATCTGAACTGGAACGCCCTGGAGTGGGACCGAGCAGCAGAGGAGCTGACCTGGGAAAGG ATGCTGGGACTGGATGGCTCTCTAGTTTTCCTG gaGCATGTGTTCTGGGTGGTGTCTCTAAACACTCTCTTCATCCTGGTCTTTG CTTTCTGCCCATATCATATCGGCCATTTCTCAGTAGTTGGACTGGGCTTTGAGGACTAT ATCAAAGCCTCCCACTTTGATGGCCTCATCACCACCATCCTAGGATACATCCTGCTGGCTGGAGCTCTCATAGTTTGCCAT GCATTGGCTTCATTAGTGAGGTTCCAGCGCTCCAGACGCCTCCTGGGTGTCTGCTACATTGTTGTCAAG GTGTCCCTTCTGGTTGTCATGGAGATTGGCCTGTTCCCTCTGATTTGTGGTTGGTGGCTTGACATTTGCTCACTG GAAATGTTTGATGCAACTCTtaaagacagagagcagagttTTGACTCAGCCCCTGGTACTACTATGTTCCTCCACTGGCTGGTCGGCATGGTCTATGTCTTCTACTTTGCCTCCTTCATCCTTCTGCTCAGAGAG GTGCTCCGGCCAGGTGTGTTGTGGTTCCTGAGGAACTTGAATGATCCAGACTTTAACCCAGTTCAAGAGATGATCCACCTGCCCATCTATAGACACCTACGGAGGTTTATCCTCTCTGTG GTTGTCTTTGGCTCCATAGTTCTCTTAATGCTTTGGCTTCCCATCAGAATTATTAAGCTTCTTTTCCCAGCCTTCCTTCCCTATAACGTCATGCTATACAG TGATGCCCCGGTCAGTGAGCTGTCTCTGGAGCTGCTGCTACTTCAGGTTGTTCTGCCGGCACTCCTGGAACAGGGACACACTCGCCAGTGGCTCAAACGACTCGTCCACGCCTGGACGTTCACTGCTGGATACATGCT TGACCTTCACTCCTACCTGCTGGGTGATCATGAAGATGATGAGGATCAGCCAAACAACAACCTACCTGGTCGCCTTAACAACAACAGAATCCCCGGCCTCGGTGAAGGGCTTCATGCTGCACATCAGGCCATCCTGCAGCAAGGCGGTCCTGTAGGTTTCAGGTCGTATCACCGGCCCATCAACTTCCCACTCAAG ATTGTTCTCCTGGtggtttttatgtgtgtgacGTTGTTACTGGCGAGCTTGATCTGCCTGACACTGCCAG TCTGTGCAGGTCGCTGGCTGATGTCCTTCTGGATGGGCAGTGCGATGGTTCATGAGCTCTACACAGCAGCCAGCGGCCTGTACATCTGCTGGCTGTCCATCAGAGCCGCCACTGTACTGCTGTCCTGGATGCCTCAAGGACGCACGGTTATCATGCTCAAAGTCCACGAGTGGACGCTCATG ATCCTGAAGACAGTGGTTGTGGCTGTCATGTTAGCTGGTGTGATCCCTCTGCTGTTGGGTTTGCTGTTTGAGCTGGTAATTGTAGCCCCTCTCCGAGTCCCCTTGGACCAGACGCCACTCTTCTACCCCTGGCAG gACTGGGCTTTGGGTGTGCTTCATGCAAAAATCATTGCTGCCATCACGCTGATGGGTCCTCAGTGGTGGCTCAAAACCGTCATTGAACAG GTGTATGCTAATGGTATCCGAAACATTGACCTCCATTTCATCGTGCGAGGGCTGGCTGCTCCTGTCATTGGTGTCCTGCTGCTGTCTCTCTGTGTTCCCTACACTATCTCTAAAGGCATCACACCACTGCTGG GTGTGCAGCCAGAGATGCAGACGCTGGTGGAGAGGAGGATCTATCCATTCCTGCTGATGGTGGTCATACTATTGGCCATCCTGTCCTTCCAGATCCGACAATTTAAACGTCTCTATGAACACATTAAGAATGACAA
- the atpsckmt gene encoding ATP synthase subunit C lysine N-methyltransferase codes for MSQEGLFLDSGQSKNDVREEKSRSRLGLVVTGVLGGSLVALYAVAAPFVTPALRKICLPFVPATSVQVENVLSVLRARSGTLVDIGSGDGRIVIAAAKKGFKASGFELNPWLVWFSRYKAWREGVHKSTSFYISDLWKVNFSQYSNVVIFGVPQMMEQLELKLASELPTTAKVVACRFPFPTWIPENTAGEGIDTVWVYDAKTFKSDLQNGMRRKTTPEHKDTMDSQQ; via the exons ATGTCACAGGAGGGGCTCTTTCTCGACTCGGGACAGTCAAAGAACGATGTCAGGGAGGAGAAGAGCAGAAGTCGGCTTGGTCTGGTGGTCACCGGGGTTCTTGGAGGGTCTCTGGTCGCCCTGTACGCAGTGGCTGCTCCGTTTGTGACACCTGCTCTGAGGAAGATCTGCCTCCCGTTCGTACCTGCGACCTCAGTCCAGGTGGAAAATGTCCTCAGTGTACTGAGAGCCAGATCAGGGACCCTGGTGGACATTGGGAGCGGAGATGGGAGGATA GTCattgcagcagcaaagaagGGATTTAAGGCATCAGGCTTTGAGCTGAACCCCTGGCTGGTGTGGTTTTCTCGCTACAAGGCCTGGAGGGAGGGAGTCCACAAGTCCACCTCCTTCTACATCTCTGACTTATGGAAG GTCAATTTTTCTCAGTATTCAAATGTTGTCATATTTGGAGTTCCTCAGATG ATGGAGCAGCTGGAGCTGAAGTTGGCAAGCGAGTTACCGACCACAGCCAAGGTGGTGGCCTGCCGCTTTCCTTTCCCTACCTGGATCCCTGAAAATACTGCCGGGGAGGGAATTGACACTGTGTGGGTGTACGATGCAAAGACTTTTAAATCAGACTTGCAAAATGGAATGAGAAGAAAGACAACACCAGAACACAAGGACACAATGGATTCACAACAATAA
- the LOC121519844 gene encoding E3 ubiquitin-protein ligase MARCHF6-like isoform X1, which translates to MDTADEADICRVCRSEGTQDKPLYHPCVCTGSIKFIHQECLLQWLKHSRKEYCELCKHRFAFTPIYSPDMPSRLPVQDIFAGLVTSIGTAIRYWFHYTLVAFAWLGVVPLTACRIYKCLFTGSVSSLLTLPLDMLSTQNLLADCLQGCFVVTCTLCAFISLVWLREQIVHGGAPLWLDQHQPPLVPNNPHGLAPANEVPGGNIDVNAQPAADDAEARHPADPAPDGLAPANPNAAVNQGEEAELDDEEEDDDGEEDEEEEDDVDGREEDNADANNGGQEDLNWNALEWDRAAEELTWERMLGLDGSLVFLEHVFWVVSLNTLFILVFAFCPYHIGHFSVVGLGFEDYIKASHFDGLITTILGYILLAGALIVCHALASLVRFQRSRRLLGVCYIVVKVSLLVVMEIGLFPLICGWWLDICSLEMFDATLKDREQSFDSAPGTTMFLHWLVGMVYVFYFASFILLLREVLRPGVLWFLRNLNDPDFNPVQEMIHLPIYRHLRRFILSVVVFGSIVLLMLWLPIRIIKLLFPAFLPYNVMLYSDAPVSELSLELLLLQVVLPALLEQGHTRQWLKRLVHAWTFTAGYMLDLHSYLLGDHEDDEDQPNNNLPGRLNNNRIPGLGEGLHAAHQAILQQGGPVGFRSYHRPINFPLKIVLLVVFMCVTLLLASLICLTLPVCAGRWLMSFWMGSAMVHELYTAASGLYICWLSIRAATVLLSWMPQGRTVIMLKVHEWTLMILKTVVVAVMLAGVIPLLLGLLFELVIVAPLRVPLDQTPLFYPWQDWALGVLHAKIIAAITLMGPQWWLKTVIEQVYANGIRNIDLHFIVRGLAAPVIGVLLLSLCVPYTISKGITPLLGVQPEMQTLVERRIYPFLLMVVILLAILSFQIRQFKRLYEHIKNDKYLVGQRLVNYERKTGRSTSSYSTSS; encoded by the exons ATGGACACCGCAGACGAAG CAGACATCTGCAGGGTATGCCGGTCGGAGGGCACCCAGGACAAGCCCCTCTACCATCCCTGTGTGTGCACTGGCAGTATCAAGTTTATCCACCAAGAATG CTTACTGCAATGGTTGAAACACAGCAGAAAAGAATACTGTGAACTATGCAAACACAGGTTTGCATTTACACCAA tcTACTCTCCAGACATGCCATCTCGCCTGCCTGTCCAGGATATCTTCGCTGGGTTGGTCACCAGTATTGGAACAGCTATCAGATACTGGTTTCACTACACACTGGTGGCCTTTGCCTGGCTTGGTGTGGTGCCTCTCACAGCat GTCGGATTTACAAGTGTTTATTTACTGGCTCTGTGagctctcttcttaccctgccATTAGATATGCTTTCAAC ACAAAACCTGCTTGCAGACTGTCTCCAAGGCTGTTTTGTGGTCACTTGCACTCTGTGCGCTTTCATCAGCCTGGTTTGGCTCAGAGAGCAGATTGTCCATGGTGGTGCTCCTCTCTGGTTAGATCAGCATCAACCCCCACTGGTCCCTAACAACCCTCATGGTCTTGCACCAGCTAATGAG GTCCCAGGTGGTAACATTGACGTCAATGCGCAGCCTGCTGCAGATGATGCAGAAGCCCGGCAccccgctgaccctgctccagATGGGCTGGCACCTGCTAACCCAAATGCAGCTGTTAACCAAGGAGAGGAGGCTGAACttgatgatgaagaagaagatgatgacggggaggaagatgaggaggaggaggacgatgTGGATGGCAGGGAAGAGGATAATGCAGATGCCAATAATGGAGGACAAG AAGATCTGAACTGGAACGCCCTGGAGTGGGACCGAGCAGCAGAGGAGCTGACCTGGGAAAGG ATGCTGGGACTGGATGGCTCTCTAGTTTTCCTG gaGCATGTGTTCTGGGTGGTGTCTCTAAACACTCTCTTCATCCTGGTCTTTG CTTTCTGCCCATATCATATCGGCCATTTCTCAGTAGTTGGACTGGGCTTTGAGGACTAT ATCAAAGCCTCCCACTTTGATGGCCTCATCACCACCATCCTAGGATACATCCTGCTGGCTGGAGCTCTCATAGTTTGCCAT GCATTGGCTTCATTAGTGAGGTTCCAGCGCTCCAGACGCCTCCTGGGTGTCTGCTACATTGTTGTCAAG GTGTCCCTTCTGGTTGTCATGGAGATTGGCCTGTTCCCTCTGATTTGTGGTTGGTGGCTTGACATTTGCTCACTG GAAATGTTTGATGCAACTCTtaaagacagagagcagagttTTGACTCAGCCCCTGGTACTACTATGTTCCTCCACTGGCTGGTCGGCATGGTCTATGTCTTCTACTTTGCCTCCTTCATCCTTCTGCTCAGAGAG GTGCTCCGGCCAGGTGTGTTGTGGTTCCTGAGGAACTTGAATGATCCAGACTTTAACCCAGTTCAAGAGATGATCCACCTGCCCATCTATAGACACCTACGGAGGTTTATCCTCTCTGTG GTTGTCTTTGGCTCCATAGTTCTCTTAATGCTTTGGCTTCCCATCAGAATTATTAAGCTTCTTTTCCCAGCCTTCCTTCCCTATAACGTCATGCTATACAG TGATGCCCCGGTCAGTGAGCTGTCTCTGGAGCTGCTGCTACTTCAGGTTGTTCTGCCGGCACTCCTGGAACAGGGACACACTCGCCAGTGGCTCAAACGACTCGTCCACGCCTGGACGTTCACTGCTGGATACATGCT TGACCTTCACTCCTACCTGCTGGGTGATCATGAAGATGATGAGGATCAGCCAAACAACAACCTACCTGGTCGCCTTAACAACAACAGAATCCCCGGCCTCGGTGAAGGGCTTCATGCTGCACATCAGGCCATCCTGCAGCAAGGCGGTCCTGTAGGTTTCAGGTCGTATCACCGGCCCATCAACTTCCCACTCAAG ATTGTTCTCCTGGtggtttttatgtgtgtgacGTTGTTACTGGCGAGCTTGATCTGCCTGACACTGCCAG TCTGTGCAGGTCGCTGGCTGATGTCCTTCTGGATGGGCAGTGCGATGGTTCATGAGCTCTACACAGCAGCCAGCGGCCTGTACATCTGCTGGCTGTCCATCAGAGCCGCCACTGTACTGCTGTCCTGGATGCCTCAAGGACGCACGGTTATCATGCTCAAAGTCCACGAGTGGACGCTCATG ATCCTGAAGACAGTGGTTGTGGCTGTCATGTTAGCTGGTGTGATCCCTCTGCTGTTGGGTTTGCTGTTTGAGCTGGTAATTGTAGCCCCTCTCCGAGTCCCCTTGGACCAGACGCCACTCTTCTACCCCTGGCAG gACTGGGCTTTGGGTGTGCTTCATGCAAAAATCATTGCTGCCATCACGCTGATGGGTCCTCAGTGGTGGCTCAAAACCGTCATTGAACAG GTGTATGCTAATGGTATCCGAAACATTGACCTCCATTTCATCGTGCGAGGGCTGGCTGCTCCTGTCATTGGTGTCCTGCTGCTGTCTCTCTGTGTTCCCTACACTATCTCTAAAGGCATCACACCACTGCTGG GTGTGCAGCCAGAGATGCAGACGCTGGTGGAGAGGAGGATCTATCCATTCCTGCTGATGGTGGTCATACTATTGGCCATCCTGTCCTTCCAGATCCGACAATTTAAACGTCTCTATGAACACATTAAGAATGACAA
- the LOC121519844 gene encoding E3 ubiquitin-protein ligase MARCHF6-like isoform X3, which produces MDTADEDICRVCRSEGTQDKPLYHPCVCTGSIKFIHQECLLQWLKHSRKEYCELCKHRFAFTPIYSPDMPSRLPVQDIFAGLVTSIGTAIRYWFHYTLVAFAWLGVVPLTACRIYKCLFTGSVSSLLTLPLDMLSTQNLLADCLQGCFVVTCTLCAFISLVWLREQIVHGGAPLWLDQHQPPLVPNNPHGLAPANEVPGGNIDVNAQPAADDAEARHPADPAPDGLAPANPNAAVNQGEEAELDDEEEDDDGEEDEEEEDDVDGREEDNADANNGGQEDLNWNALEWDRAAEELTWERMLGLDGSLVFLEHVFWVVSLNTLFILVFAFCPYHIGHFSVVGLGFEDYIKASHFDGLITTILGYILLAGALIVCHALASLVRFQRSRRLLGVCYIVVKVSLLVVMEIGLFPLICGWWLDICSLEMFDATLKDREQSFDSAPGTTMFLHWLVGMVYVFYFASFILLLREVLRPGVLWFLRNLNDPDFNPVQEMIHLPIYRHLRRFILSVVVFGSIVLLMLWLPIRIIKLLFPAFLPYNVMLYSDAPVSELSLELLLLQVVLPALLEQGHTRQWLKRLVHAWTFTAGYMLDLHSYLLGDHEDDEDQPNNNLPGRLNNNRIPGLGEGLHAAHQAILQQGGPVGFRSYHRPINFPLKIVLLVVFMCVTLLLASLICLTLPVCAGRWLMSFWMGSAMVHELYTAASGLYICWLSIRAATVLLSWMPQGRTVIMLKVHEWTLMILKTVVVAVMLAGVIPLLLGLLFELVIVAPLRVPLDQTPLFYPWQDWALGVLHAKIIAAITLMGPQWWLKTVIEQVYANGIRNIDLHFIVRGLAAPVIGVLLLSLCVPYTISKGITPLLGVQPEMQTLVERRIYPFLLMVVILLAILSFQIRQFKRLYEHIKNDKYLVGQRLVNYERKTGRSTSSYSTSS; this is translated from the exons ATGGACACCGCAGACGAAG ACATCTGCAGGGTATGCCGGTCGGAGGGCACCCAGGACAAGCCCCTCTACCATCCCTGTGTGTGCACTGGCAGTATCAAGTTTATCCACCAAGAATG CTTACTGCAATGGTTGAAACACAGCAGAAAAGAATACTGTGAACTATGCAAACACAGGTTTGCATTTACACCAA tcTACTCTCCAGACATGCCATCTCGCCTGCCTGTCCAGGATATCTTCGCTGGGTTGGTCACCAGTATTGGAACAGCTATCAGATACTGGTTTCACTACACACTGGTGGCCTTTGCCTGGCTTGGTGTGGTGCCTCTCACAGCat GTCGGATTTACAAGTGTTTATTTACTGGCTCTGTGagctctcttcttaccctgccATTAGATATGCTTTCAAC ACAAAACCTGCTTGCAGACTGTCTCCAAGGCTGTTTTGTGGTCACTTGCACTCTGTGCGCTTTCATCAGCCTGGTTTGGCTCAGAGAGCAGATTGTCCATGGTGGTGCTCCTCTCTGGTTAGATCAGCATCAACCCCCACTGGTCCCTAACAACCCTCATGGTCTTGCACCAGCTAATGAG GTCCCAGGTGGTAACATTGACGTCAATGCGCAGCCTGCTGCAGATGATGCAGAAGCCCGGCAccccgctgaccctgctccagATGGGCTGGCACCTGCTAACCCAAATGCAGCTGTTAACCAAGGAGAGGAGGCTGAACttgatgatgaagaagaagatgatgacggggaggaagatgaggaggaggaggacgatgTGGATGGCAGGGAAGAGGATAATGCAGATGCCAATAATGGAGGACAAG AAGATCTGAACTGGAACGCCCTGGAGTGGGACCGAGCAGCAGAGGAGCTGACCTGGGAAAGG ATGCTGGGACTGGATGGCTCTCTAGTTTTCCTG gaGCATGTGTTCTGGGTGGTGTCTCTAAACACTCTCTTCATCCTGGTCTTTG CTTTCTGCCCATATCATATCGGCCATTTCTCAGTAGTTGGACTGGGCTTTGAGGACTAT ATCAAAGCCTCCCACTTTGATGGCCTCATCACCACCATCCTAGGATACATCCTGCTGGCTGGAGCTCTCATAGTTTGCCAT GCATTGGCTTCATTAGTGAGGTTCCAGCGCTCCAGACGCCTCCTGGGTGTCTGCTACATTGTTGTCAAG GTGTCCCTTCTGGTTGTCATGGAGATTGGCCTGTTCCCTCTGATTTGTGGTTGGTGGCTTGACATTTGCTCACTG GAAATGTTTGATGCAACTCTtaaagacagagagcagagttTTGACTCAGCCCCTGGTACTACTATGTTCCTCCACTGGCTGGTCGGCATGGTCTATGTCTTCTACTTTGCCTCCTTCATCCTTCTGCTCAGAGAG GTGCTCCGGCCAGGTGTGTTGTGGTTCCTGAGGAACTTGAATGATCCAGACTTTAACCCAGTTCAAGAGATGATCCACCTGCCCATCTATAGACACCTACGGAGGTTTATCCTCTCTGTG GTTGTCTTTGGCTCCATAGTTCTCTTAATGCTTTGGCTTCCCATCAGAATTATTAAGCTTCTTTTCCCAGCCTTCCTTCCCTATAACGTCATGCTATACAG TGATGCCCCGGTCAGTGAGCTGTCTCTGGAGCTGCTGCTACTTCAGGTTGTTCTGCCGGCACTCCTGGAACAGGGACACACTCGCCAGTGGCTCAAACGACTCGTCCACGCCTGGACGTTCACTGCTGGATACATGCT TGACCTTCACTCCTACCTGCTGGGTGATCATGAAGATGATGAGGATCAGCCAAACAACAACCTACCTGGTCGCCTTAACAACAACAGAATCCCCGGCCTCGGTGAAGGGCTTCATGCTGCACATCAGGCCATCCTGCAGCAAGGCGGTCCTGTAGGTTTCAGGTCGTATCACCGGCCCATCAACTTCCCACTCAAG ATTGTTCTCCTGGtggtttttatgtgtgtgacGTTGTTACTGGCGAGCTTGATCTGCCTGACACTGCCAG TCTGTGCAGGTCGCTGGCTGATGTCCTTCTGGATGGGCAGTGCGATGGTTCATGAGCTCTACACAGCAGCCAGCGGCCTGTACATCTGCTGGCTGTCCATCAGAGCCGCCACTGTACTGCTGTCCTGGATGCCTCAAGGACGCACGGTTATCATGCTCAAAGTCCACGAGTGGACGCTCATG ATCCTGAAGACAGTGGTTGTGGCTGTCATGTTAGCTGGTGTGATCCCTCTGCTGTTGGGTTTGCTGTTTGAGCTGGTAATTGTAGCCCCTCTCCGAGTCCCCTTGGACCAGACGCCACTCTTCTACCCCTGGCAG gACTGGGCTTTGGGTGTGCTTCATGCAAAAATCATTGCTGCCATCACGCTGATGGGTCCTCAGTGGTGGCTCAAAACCGTCATTGAACAG GTGTATGCTAATGGTATCCGAAACATTGACCTCCATTTCATCGTGCGAGGGCTGGCTGCTCCTGTCATTGGTGTCCTGCTGCTGTCTCTCTGTGTTCCCTACACTATCTCTAAAGGCATCACACCACTGCTGG GTGTGCAGCCAGAGATGCAGACGCTGGTGGAGAGGAGGATCTATCCATTCCTGCTGATGGTGGTCATACTATTGGCCATCCTGTCCTTCCAGATCCGACAATTTAAACGTCTCTATGAACACATTAAGAATGACAA
- the LOC121520236 gene encoding neuropilin and tolloid-like protein 1 codes for MTVSWLYFAEKFLHDFTPALIVAALAASFISPVSSGTSSTKTKTQVKNNSGVTPAGQCGAWVKEPDGGYFTSPNYPQKYPPERECVYIIEASPRQCIDLFFDEKYSIEPSWECKFDHIEVRDGPFGFSPIIGRYCGQESPAYVRSSGRYLYIKFVADGELEAIGFSARYNFTQDPEFKELGELPALPLCEFELSGPEGFVESVQISTEGRAQPTEAVDCRWYIKAPPRARIYMRFLEYEMHNSNECKRNFVAIYDGSSSVEHLKNKFCSTVANDVMLTSAVGVVRLWADEGSRKSKFRILFTTFHEPPCEGDTFFCHSNMCINHTLVCNGIQNCVYPWDENHCKEKRKPSILDTLDNTNLTIIGITCGLVVILLIISVVIQVKQPRKKYIIRRDDFDPALLHPGFEPPHYELCTLRRAPSGDLTDAALAEDYEKFHKLRRSSSKCIRDHHCGSQAGSMHGSVHGSRSNLSMRDGTLAADGGAFVPPPLPPLTVSQQSPHLSHLTTPAGRRSILVMKHSYSQDGADGYRGEEEEDLMMDDGPTTSQHLMHHHQLHHGPLGLDHAVHRTLSNDF; via the exons cTCTGGCAGCCAGTTTCATCTCACCTGTGTCGTCGGGTACTTCctctacaaaaacaaaaactcaag TGAAGAACAACTCAGGTGTGACTCCAGCGGGCCAGTGTGGCGCCTGGGTAAAGGAGCCTGATGGAGGTTACTTCACCTCCCCCAACTACCCACAGAAATACCCACCTGAGAGGGAGTGTGTGTACATCATAGAAG CCTCTCCCCGGCAGTGCATCGACTTATTCTTCGATGAAAAGTACTCCATAGAGCCATCCTGGGAGTGCAAATTTGACCACATCGAGGTCCGCGATGGGCCATTTGGTTTTTCCCCCATCATTGGACGCTACTGTGGGCAGGAGAGTCCAGCATACGTCCGCTCCAGTGGGCGCTACCTGTACATCAAGTTTGTGGCTGATGGAGAGCTGGAGGCCATCGGATTCTCTGCTCGATACAACTTTACACAAG ATCCTGAGTTTAAAGAGCTTGGGGAACTGCCAGCGCTCCCAC TTTGTGAGTTTGAGCTGAGTGGTCCGGAAGGCTTCGTGGAGTCGGTTCAGATAAGCACAGAGGGCCGAGCACAGCCGACTGAGGCTGTTGACTGCAGGTGGTACATCAAGGCTCCACCCAGAGCCAGG ATCTACATGCGTTTCCTGGAGTATGAGATGCACAACTCCAATGAGTGCAAGCGTAACTTCGTCGCCATTTACGATGGCAGCAGTTCTGTTGAACATCTGAAGAATAAGTTCTGTTCCACGGTGGCCAATGATGTCATGCTGACCTCTGCTGTGGGTGTGGTCAGATTGTGGGCGGATGAAGGAAGCAGGAAGAGCAAATTCAGGATCCTCTTCACAACCTTTCATGAAC CTCCATGTGAAGGAGACACTTTCTTTTGCCACAGCAACATGTGCATCAACCACACCCTCGTGTGCAACGGCATCCAAAACTGTGTTTACCCGTGGGATGAGAATCATTGCAAAG AAAAGAGGAAGCCCAGTATCTTGGACACACTGGATAACACCAACCTCACTATCATTGGAATAACCTGTGGCCTCGTTGTCATCCTGCTCATCATCTCTGTCGTCATCCAGGTCAAACAGCCTCGCAAGAAATACATCATCCGCAG AGACGACTTCGACcctgccctcctccaccctggTTTTGAGCCTCCTCACTATGAGCTCTGCACTCTGCGCCGCGCCCCGTCTGGAGACCTGACTGATGCAGCCCTGGCCGAGGATTATGAAAAGTTCCATAAGCTCCGCCGCTCCTCCTCCAAATGCATCCGCGACCACCACTGTGGCTCTCAAGCGGGGAGCATGCACGGCAGTGTCCACGGCAGCCGCAGTAATCTGAGCATGCGAGACGGCACCCTTGCAGCAGACGGGGGTGCTTTTGTTCCACCACCGCTGCCCCCGTTGACTGTGAGCCAACAGTCTCCACACCTGTCCCACCTGACCACGCCTGCAGGGCGGAGGAGTATCCTGGTGATGAAGCATAGCTACTCTCAGGACGGGGCTGATGGGtacagaggggaggaggaggaggatttaaTGATGGATGATGGCCCCACAACCAGCCAGCACCTCATGCACCACCATCAGCTCCACCATGGCCCTCTAGGGCTGGACCACGCTGTCCACCGTACACTGTCTAATGACTTTTAA